From Xylanivirga thermophila, the proteins below share one genomic window:
- a CDS encoding HlyC/CorC family transporter gives MDPDGTWQIISLIILLFLSAFFSASETALMAISKIRIKHMTEEKVKGSELVTKLIEKPNKLLGAILVGNNLTNVGASAIATSIAIDRFGSTGVGIATGIMTLLLLIFGEITPKTLAVNNSEKFALKVAKPIYVITVIFAPIVNLFTKATNGVIKLLGGKVENQDPFITEDELKTIVNVSYEEGVLEDNEKEFIYNVFEFGDSQVGDVMIPRIDMIAIEVETSYQEILNIIKEKRYSRMPVYKDNIDNIIGIIHIKDLVGINGESKNFDITKYLKEPFYTFEFKNTAELFEDMRKNRVSMSIVLDEYGGTVGLITMEDLVEEIVGDIDDEYDDYDDDIEIINNNEYIVKGNTKIDLVNETLGLNIESDDLDSIGGFIIGQLGRMPKAGENLEWKNVNFIVENVRKNRIDTLKIIRKSQNETATF, from the coding sequence TTGGACCCAGATGGTACATGGCAAATTATTAGTTTAATCATCCTTTTATTTTTATCAGCTTTTTTTTCCGCATCGGAAACTGCTCTTATGGCTATAAGCAAAATACGCATAAAACATATGACAGAGGAGAAAGTTAAAGGTTCTGAACTGGTTACAAAGTTAATAGAAAAACCAAATAAACTATTAGGTGCTATTTTAGTTGGTAACAATCTCACAAATGTAGGCGCTTCTGCGATTGCAACATCCATAGCAATAGACCGCTTTGGCAGTACTGGAGTAGGTATAGCAACCGGTATAATGACATTGTTATTACTTATATTTGGCGAAATTACACCTAAAACTCTAGCAGTTAATAATTCAGAAAAGTTCGCCTTAAAGGTCGCAAAGCCCATATATGTTATAACGGTCATATTTGCTCCTATTGTCAATCTCTTCACTAAGGCAACAAATGGAGTTATAAAATTGCTCGGAGGTAAAGTAGAAAATCAGGATCCTTTTATTACAGAAGATGAACTCAAAACCATTGTGAATGTCAGCTATGAAGAAGGCGTACTGGAAGATAATGAGAAAGAATTTATATATAATGTTTTTGAGTTTGGCGATTCTCAAGTGGGAGATGTAATGATACCACGAATAGACATGATTGCTATAGAAGTTGAAACCAGCTATCAAGAGATATTAAATATTATAAAAGAAAAACGTTACTCCCGTATGCCTGTATATAAAGATAATATAGATAATATAATTGGCATAATTCATATAAAAGATTTGGTAGGAATAAACGGTGAAAGTAAGAATTTTGATATAACTAAATATTTAAAAGAACCTTTTTATACATTTGAATTTAAAAATACCGCTGAATTATTTGAAGATATGCGAAAAAACAGGGTATCAATGTCCATAGTTTTGGACGAATATGGTGGTACGGTAGGCTTGATTACAATGGAAGACCTGGTAGAAGAAATAGTTGGTGATATCGATGATGAATATGACGATTATGATGATGATATAGAAATAATAAATAATAATGAATATATAGTTAAAGGTAATACCAAAATAGATCTTGTAAATGAGACTTTAGGCCTTAATATAGAGTCAGACGATTTAGACTCAATAGGCGGTTTTATAATAGGACAACTAGGAAGAATGCCGAAGGCGGGAGAAAACTTAGAATGGAAAAACGTAAATTTCATAGTCGAAAATGTAAGGAAAAACCGGATAGATACCTTGAAAATTATCAGAAAATCCCAAAATGAAACTGCAACTTTTTAG